The nucleotide window CTGGGCGGAAATTGCGGTCGCGGCGCTCGCCGGTTCCGCTTTCTACGGGTCGCTCGTTCTGATCGAGCGCACCCTTACATTCTGGCACCCGTCAAACAGATAAGTCCGGGGTCAGGCAGGCTTCATCGAATGAGGAGAGTAACCATGCAAAAGATGCTGACAGGACTGCTTGCGGGGGCATTCAGTCTGGCCGCCGTGACGGCGATGGCCGAAGGCGATGACCATGTCACGCTTCAGCTTAAATGGGTGACCCAGGCACAGTTCGCCGGCTATTACGTTGCCGCGGACAAAGGCTTCTACGAAGCGGAAGAACTCACCGTCGATATCAAACCGGGTGGTCCGGACATCGCGCCGCCGCAGGTGATCGCCGGTGGCGGGGCCGACGTCATTATCGACTGGATGCCGTCCGCTCTTGCATCGCGCGAGAAGGGTGTGCCGCTGGTTAATATCGCCCAGCCGTTCAAGACCTCAGGCATGATGCTGACCTGCCGCAAGGAAACCGGGATCAAGTCCCCGGCGGACTTCAAGGACAAGACCCTCGGCGTCTGGTTCTTCGGCAACGAATATCCGTTCCTGTCCTGGATGTCCCAACTCGGCATCAAGACAGACGGCAGCGCCGGCGGCGTTACGGTGCTGAAGCAGGGCTTCAACGTTGACCCGCTGTTGCAGAAGCAGGCCGACTGCGTTTCCACCATGACCTACAACGAGTATTGGCAGGTTATCGACGCCGGCATTCCGGCGGACGAACTGGTGGTGTTCAAGTATCAGGACCAGGGTGTTGCCACGCTTGAGGACGGCCTTTACGTGCTTGAGAAGAACCTCAAGGATCCGGCATTTGTCTCCAAGATGGCGCGCTTCGTGAAAGCCTCCATGAAGGGCTGGAAATATGCGGCCGAGCATCCGGACGAGGCGGCGGACATCGTGCTTGAGAACGATTCCTCAGGTGCCCAGACCGAGAAGCATCAGCGTCGCATGATGCGCGAAATCTCCAAACTGACGGCGGGCTCCAATGGCACGCTCGACCCGGCCGACTACGAGCGGACCGTGAACACTCTGCTTAAGGGGGGCTCCAGCCCGGTCATCACCAAGCGGCCGGAAGACGCCTGGACCCACATGATCACTAACAAAGCGCTGAAGTAAGTCACGCTTTAAAACCGATCAGGAAAAGGCGGCTTCAGGGCCGCCTTTTTCATGCGTTCAAGCGCTGGTGGCCCCAAGATAGGCTTTCTGGACCGCCGGGTCGTTTGCCAATTCGACGGCATTGCCGGCTCCCGTGATGTGCCCGTTCTCTATCAGGTAACCGCGGTCGGCGATCGCCAGGCTCTGACGGGCATTCTGCTCGACCAGCAGTACGCCCATGCCGGTATCGCGGATCTTCGCGAGATTGCGGAACAGCTCCTGGCAGAGGATCGGCGACAGGCCGAGCGAGGGCTCATCCAGCAGCAGGATGTCGGGGTTGGACATGATGGCACGACCAATTGCGACCATTTGCTGCTCGCCTCCGGACATGGTGCGAACAATCTGCGCCCTGCGATCCTTGAGCTTCGGGAACAATTCCAGGACTTTCGCCAGATTGTCTTTCTCCGCGGCGCGCGCGCGTGCCGGATAGGCCCCGAGCGTGAGGTTCTCGCCAACGCTGAGCGCGCCAAATATGCCGCGTCCTTCGGGCACCAGGCCCAGGCCCGTCTCGACGACCCTGTCCGGTTTCTGGCCGATGAGAGCTTTTGCATTGAGAGAGGCGACACCGCTGACCTTGCCGTCCGATATCCCTGCGATGGCACGTAGCAGAGAGGATTTCCCGGCTCCGTTCGCCCCGAGAATAACGACAATCTCGCCTCTGTCGACAGTCAGCGATACGCCATGAAGTGCCTCATGCAAGCCGTAGGAAACGCTGATATCCTGGATTTCCAGCATCAGGCGTCTCCCAGATAGGCTTCGATGACCTGCGGGTCGGAGAGGACTTCCGCTGGCGTGCCTTCGGCGATCTTTTTGCCTGAATTCATGACGACGCAGCGGTCGCAGAGAGACCGGATCGCGTCCATAACATGTTCAACGAGGATGACCGTCCGGCCTTCGGCCCGGAGAGAGGAGATC belongs to Nisaea sp. and includes:
- a CDS encoding ABC transporter substrate-binding protein; the encoded protein is MQKMLTGLLAGAFSLAAVTAMAEGDDHVTLQLKWVTQAQFAGYYVAADKGFYEAEELTVDIKPGGPDIAPPQVIAGGGADVIIDWMPSALASREKGVPLVNIAQPFKTSGMMLTCRKETGIKSPADFKDKTLGVWFFGNEYPFLSWMSQLGIKTDGSAGGVTVLKQGFNVDPLLQKQADCVSTMTYNEYWQVIDAGIPADELVVFKYQDQGVATLEDGLYVLEKNLKDPAFVSKMARFVKASMKGWKYAAEHPDEAADIVLENDSSGAQTEKHQRRMMREISKLTAGSNGTLDPADYERTVNTLLKGGSSPVITKRPEDAWTHMITNKALK
- a CDS encoding ABC transporter ATP-binding protein → MLEIQDISVSYGLHEALHGVSLTVDRGEIVVILGANGAGKSSLLRAIAGISDGKVSGVASLNAKALIGQKPDRVVETGLGLVPEGRGIFGALSVGENLTLGAYPARARAAEKDNLAKVLELFPKLKDRRAQIVRTMSGGEQQMVAIGRAIMSNPDILLLDEPSLGLSPILCQELFRNLAKIRDTGMGVLLVEQNARQSLAIADRGYLIENGHITGAGNAVELANDPAVQKAYLGATSA